The region AAGCGGTGGGGATGTGCTTTAGGCGTTCCGCCAATTCCAGCATCACGCCAACGCCTGAGGCGTTGTCGTCGACGCCTTGCAGCGTCAACCCGCCGAGGTTGTTGTCCAGATCGGCATCGCTTTGCGGGGTGTAAGTGTCAAAATGCGCCACGATCAAGATTTGTTTCGGGCTGCTGCCATTTTTTGCGGCGATCACCGAGCTGGCGGTGACGTTATTCCAGTTCTTTTTGCCGTCTTTGCTGGTGTAGAGATAGCGGGTGTTGAAGCTGCGGATATCGCTTTGATAGCCCATCTTGCCGAACTGCTGTTTGAGGTAGTCTGCGGTGAGCAATTCCGCCGGGCTACCCGCCATGCGACCGGGGAAATAGGTGGCGATATGGCGAATCTGCTCGGCGGCGAATTTCCCCACAGGGGCTTCTTTCACTGACGGGATAGCGGCCGAAACGCTGAAAACGGCGCCGAGCGCCGCCATCAGCAGGCTCGTCTTCAGGTAAACGCGGGAAAACATACCGAAAAATCCTTCTTTGATATCGGCGATACCGATGATTTTTTTGCGGTGACCAGTATGAGACGACAGGCGGCATTACACAATTTCTTCGGCTCCTAATTTTGGTGCCGGCGCGCAAACTTTTAGCCCGGTTATCTCCCCTTGAACCCTGCAATGCGGCCTATATTCCATAAAGGAACTATTAATTCCTTTTCGTCATTTCAGAGGCCAAATCTCAGCCCGTATAGTCACCCTATCATTCTGCATATATGAAAAGGCTGTTGTGGACTATCTACCAATATTTGCCGACCTGAAACAACGCCCGGTGCTGGTCGTTGGCGGCGGCGAAGTGGCTGCGCGCAAAGTTGAACTTCTCATGCGTGCCGGGGCTGAAATACGGATAGTTGCGCAGTCGCTCTCACCGGAACTTGAACATCAGCGTCAGCAGGGACATATCCGCTGGCTGGGGCAGGCTTTTGCCGCGCAACAGCTGGACGATGTTTTCCTGGTGATTGCCGCGACCGATGACGGCGCGCTGAACGCCGAGGTGTTTAGCGAGGCGGATAAACGCCGGGTGCTGGCCAACGTGGTCGACGATCAGCCGCGCTGCTCGTTTATCTTCCCGTCGATTATCGATCGCTCGCCGCTGGTGGTGGCTGTCTCTTCAAGCGGCCAGGCGCCGGTATTGGCGCGCATGTTGCGCGAAAAGCTCGAAGCGCTGCTGCCTGCCAGCCTGGGGCAGATGGCGGAAGTGGCCGGGCGTTGGCGCGGCCAGGTGAAGCAACGGCTGAGTTCGATCGGCGAGCGCCGTCGCTTTTGGGAGAAAACCTTCGGCGGCCGATTCTCCACGCTGGTGGCCAATGGCCAGCAGGCGCAGGCGGAGCGGCAGTTGGAACAGGACTTACAGCAGTTTGCACTGGGCAGCGAAGGCACCCAGGGTGAGATTGCGCTGGTGGGCGCAGGCCCTGGCGACGTGGGGTTGCTGACCCTGCGTGGGCTGCAGGTGATGCAGCAGGCCGATGTGGTGCTGTATGACCATTTGGTTAGCGATGAAATCCTGGATTTGGTGCGTCGCGACGCCGAACGCATCTGCGTGGGCAAACGCGCCGGGGCGCACTCGGTTATTCAGGAAGAAACCAACCGTCTGTTGGTGGAACTGGCGCAACAGGGCAAACGTGTGGTGCGCTTGAAGGGGGGCGATCCCTTTATCTTTGGCCGCGGTGGCGAAGAGTTGCAGGTGGCCGCCGCTGCAGGCATTCCATTCCAGGTGGTACCGGGCGTAACCGCCGCTGCCGGGGCGACGGCCTATGCCGGCATCCCGCTGACGCACCGTGACCATGCGCAGAGCGTTACCTTTATTACCGGCCACTGTCGCCCCGACGGCGACGGGCTGGATTGGGCCGATCTGGCGCGTGCGCGGCAGACTCTGGCTATCTACATGGGCACCATGAAGGCGGCGGATATCAGCCAGCGTCTGATTGCCCACGGCCGCGCGGCCAGTACGCCGGTCGCGGTGATCAGCCGCGGTACGCGAGCGGACCAACAGGTGCGGATCGGTACCTTGCAACAACTCGAACAATTGGCTCAACAGGCACCGTTACCGGCGCTGCTGGTGATCGGCGAAGTGGTGGAACTGCATCACCAAATCGCCTGGTTTGGGCATCAACCGCAGACGGAAGGGGTATCACGCCCAGCCGTCGTGAATTTGGCTTAAGGATCTGTTATGGACGAAAAACGACTCACTCATTTGCGGCAATTGGAGGCGGAGAGTATCCATATCATCCGTGAAGTCGCCGCTGAATTCGGCAATCCGGTGATGCTCTATTCCATCGGTAAAGACTCTTCCGTGATGCTGCACCTGGCGCGCAAGGCGTTCTATCCGGGCACGTTGCCGTTCCCGCTGTTGCATGTGGATACCGGCTGGAAATTCCGCGAAATGTACGAATTCCGTGACCGCACGGCGAAAGAATACGGTTTTGAACTGCTGATACACAAAAACCCGGAAGGCGTGGCGATGGGGATTAACCCGTTCGTGCACGGCAGCGCCAAGCACACCGATATCATGAAAACCGAAGGTCTGAAGCAGGCGCTGAACAAGTACGGTTTTGACGCCGCCTTTGGCGGGGCGCGCCGTGACGAAGAGAAATCGCGCGCCAAAGAGCGCATCTATTCCTTCCGCGACCGCTTCCACCGCTGGGACCCGAAAAACCAGCGCCCGGAGCTGTGGCACAACTACAACGGTCAGATCAACAAGGGTGAGAGCATTCGCGTGTTCCCGTTGTCGAACTGGACCGAGCTGGATATCTGGCAATATATCTTCCTGGAAAAAATCGACATCGTGCCGCTGTACCTGGCCGCACCGCGTCCGGTGGTAGAGCGTGACGGCATGTTGCTGATGGTGGACGACGATCGCATCGATCTGCAGCCGGGCGAAGAGATCAGCCAGCGTATGGTGCGTTTCCGCACCCTGGGCTGCTGGCCGCTGACAGGCGCGGTGGAGTCGGAGGCGGAGACGCTGCCGGAGATCATCGAAGAGATGTTGGTATCCACCACCAGTGAGCGCCAGGGACGGATGATCGACCGCGATCAGTCCGGCTCGATGGAGCTGAAGAAGCGTCAAGGGTATTTCTAAGGAGCCGCCGGATGAACAATGCAATTGCACAACAAATCGCTGAACAGGGCGGAGTCGAGTCTTACCTGCACGCACAGCAACATAAAAGCCTGCTGCGCTTTCTGACCTGCGGCAGCGTCGACGATGGCAAAAGCACCCTGATCGGCCGCCTGCTGCACGATACTCGCCAGATCTACGAAGATCAGCTGTCTACGCTGCACAGTGACAGCAAGCGTATCGGCACCCAGGGCGAGAAGCTCGATCTGGCGCTGCTGGTGGACGGCCTGCAGGCCGAGCGCGAGCAGGGCATCACTATCGACGTGGCCTATCGTTATTTCTCGACCGAAAAACGCAAATTTATCATCGCCGACACCCCGGGGCATGAGCAGTACACCCGCAATATGGCGACCGGCGCTTCCACCTGCGATCTGGCGATCCTGCTGATCGACGCGCGCAAAGGGGTATTGGATCAAACCCGCCGGCACAGCTTTATCGCTACGCTGCTGGGGATCCGTCACCTGGTGGTGGCAGTCAACAAAATGGATCTGGTGGACTATAAAGAGTCGGTGTTCGAGCAGTTTAAACAGGATTACCTGACCTTTGCACAACAGTTGCCGAACGATCTGGACATCAAATTTGTGCCGCTGTCGGCGCTCGACGGCGACAACGTCGCGACCGAAAGCGCGCATATGCCTTGGTACAGCGGCCCGACGCTGCTGCAGGTATTGGAAACCGTGGATGTGATCAGCGAGCGTGAAGCGCAGCCGCTGCGCTTCCCGGTGCAATACGTCAACCGACCGAATCTGGATTTCCGCGGCTACGCGGGCACGCTGTCGGCCGGTGTGGTGCGTGTGGGCCAACGCGTGAAGGTACTGCCTTCCGGCGTGGAATCCACCGTAGCGCGCATCGTCACCTTTGATGGCGACTTGCAGGAGGCGGTACCGGGTGAAGCCATTACGCTGGTGCTGAAAGACGAAGTGGACATCAGCCGTGGCGATCTGCTGGTCGATGCCGGGGAAACCCTGCAGGCGGCGCAAAGCGCGCTGGTCGACGTGGTGTGGATGGCTGAGAAGCCGCTGCTGCCGGGCCAAAGCTATGACATCAAAGTCGCGGGTAAAAAGACCCGTGCGCGCGTGGAAGGCATCCGCCACCAGGTAGAAATCAACTCGTTGGCGCAGCATCAGGCGGATACCCTGCCGTTGAACGGCATCGGTTTGGTGGAGCTGACCTTCGACGAGCCGCTGGTGCTGGACAGCTATCAGCGCAACCATGATACCGGTGGGCTGATCTTTATCGATCGCCTGAGCAACGTTACGGTCGGCGCCGGCTTGATCCGCGAAACCTTGCAAGGCGCGCAGGCGCCGGCGGGGGAGCATAGCGCGTTCGAGCTGGAACTGAACGCCCTGGTGCGCAAGCACTTCCCGCATTGGGGTGCGCGCGACCTGCTTGGGGGCAAATAACGTGACCGAGGATCAACAACGGCCTACCGGGCCGGATGATGACAATGTGGTCTGGCATCCGCATGCGGTAGCGCGTGCGGATCGCGAAGCCCGCAACGGCCATAAAGGCGTGGTGCTGTGGTTTACCGGGCTGTCCGGCTCGGGAAAATCCACCGTTGCCGGCGCGCTGGAGCAGGCGCTGCACGCGCTTGGCGTCAGCACCTATTTGCTGGACGGCGATAACGTGCGTCATGGCCTGTGCCGCGATCTGGGTTTCTCCGATGACGATCGGCGTGAGAATATTCGCCGCGTGGGCGAAGTGGCGAAGCTGATGGTGGATGCCGGGTTGGTGGTGCTGACCGCATTTATTTCCCCACATCGCGCCGAACGGCAAATGGTGCGTGAATTGCTCGATAGCGATCGTTTTATCGAGGTGTTTGTCGATACCCCGTTGGCGATTTGCGAAGCGCGCGATCCTAAGGGATTGTACAAAAAAGCGCGTGCCGGCGAGCTGCGTAATTTCACCGGGATCGACTCGGTTTACGAGGCGCCGCAACAGCCGGATATTCACCTTGATGGCCAACAATTGGTAACAAATTTGATTGCGCAATTGTTAGACGTGTTGCGTGGTCGGGCTATTATCAAACCCTGAATTCAAAAAAGCGTGTGGCGTTTTTGCGCCATACGCTTTTTACGCTAAGCTCGCCGCAGAGCGCGCCGAATAACCAGGGATTACTATGCAAAATGTCTCGCCTGTCTTGATCGACTCTACGCTTGAAAAAGAGGAACCCTCGTATTCTTTCCTGGGCGGCGTCTGCGGCTTTGTTTTTTACTGGCTGGCGTTCGCGGTGCCGTTTCTGGTTTACGGCTCTAATACCCTGTTTTTTCTGCTGTACACCTGGCCGTTCTTCCTGGCCCTGATGCCGGTTTCGGTGCTGATTGGCATTACGCTCAGCATGCTGCTGCGCGGCAGGCTCCTCTTGACGCTGTTGTTGACCGGCGCCATCGTGCTGTGTCTATTCTGGCTGGTATTCAGTTTTCTGACCGGCTGGTGAAAGAGCGGACGCAGTAACCTGCGCCCGCAACATTGCAAAGCCATGCCGAAGGTTACAAAACTTTGCTTAGAAAAGCCTGAGTACGCGGATTGGCAGGATTGCTGAAAATCTGCTGTGGAGTGCCTTCTTCCTGAATGATCCCCTGATCGATAAACAACACCCGATCGGCCACTTCGCGGGCAAAGCCCATCTCATGAGTGACCACCACCATTGTCATGCCTTCGTGTGCCAACGACTTCATTACCGCCAATACTTCACCGACCAGCTCGGGATCCAGTGCGGAGGTGGGTTCGTCGAACAGCATGATTTTCGGTTCCATCGCCAGCGCCCGGGCAATAGCTACCCGTTGCTGTTGGCCGCCAGACAGGCTGCTGGGGTAGGCGTCAATCTTGTCCAACAGGCCCACCTTACGTAACAGCGTTTCTGCATGAAGGATGGCGTCGGCGCGTGACCGTTTTTTCACCCCCATTGGTGCCATAATGATGTTTTCCAGCACCGTCATATGCGGGAACAGATTAAAGCGTTGAAACACCATACCCACGCTCTCACGCATTTTATTGAGATCGGTTTTCTGGCTGTGTATGGCAAATCCGTTAACCAGAACCTCGCCGCCGGAAAGCGTCTCCAGTGCATTGATACAGCGCAGAAAGGTGCTTTTGCCGGAACCGGACGGGCCGATGACGCAGACCACTTCGTTGGCCTCGATCTCGCAGGAGATGCCACGCAGTACGTGGCTTTCGCCGAATTGTTTTTGCAGGTTATGTACGCGAATCACTTTTCCCGAACCTCTTTTCCATGTGTTGCACCATCAGCGAAAGCAGGAAGGTGAGGACCCAATAGACTAGCGAAATGGTCAGGTAGGGTTCCCAATAGGTGGCATAGGCACCGGACACCGTGCGAGCGGCATAGGCCAGATCGGCCAGACCGATGGCGGAGGCCAGCGAGGAATCCTTGACGATGGCAATGGCGTTGTTGCCCAGCGGTGGCAGCATGCGACGGAATGCCTGCGGGAGGATAACCTTGCGCATGGTTTTGCCGTAGCTCATGCCCAGCGAGCGCGAAGCTTCCATCTGGCCGCGATCGATTGACTGAATGCCGGCACGGAAGATTTCTGAAACATAGGCACCGGCGTTGAGCGTAATCGCCACGACGCAAGAGAGAAACGCGCCGTAGTCGGAGCGCAGAGCACGTGCGAAGTCACTGCTCATCAGGCCGTTAGTCACCAGCAAGCCGTCACGCGGGTTGATAAATAGCGGTACCAGGGCGAAGTGCACCACCATGATCTGCACAAACAGCGGGGTGCCACGGAAGGCGCTGATATAAATGCGCACTGGCCATTGTACGCCGTAATGCAGTATCGGTTTCCAGATGCCGTGCGGCGCTTGCGCCAGACGGCCTAACCCAAGGAGTAATCCCCAGGTGGTGCCCAGTATCACGCAGATAATGGTGCATTTGATGGTCATCCAGGCACCTTCCATAAACAGCGGAGCGTACTCCTGGATAATCTCCCAACGGAAATTCAAGGTCGGATCCTTCTTAAAAAATGTTCAGGCTACTGCGCGTCGTCGTCTTGGGATTGGGCAGTGCTCGCCATCCTCATGGACTGCGTGCCCACTCCGGTGGCTGTGCGCTGTCCGCACCCAATATGACTTAGCTCGTTACGCCTGCCGATCGGCAGGTTGGCATCAGTTGATTCACTCGGCAGGCAGTGTGGGTACGTTGCTGTCAAACCAGGTCTGGTAAATTTTGGCGTAGGTGCCGTCGGCGATGATTTTCTTCAGGCCTGCGTTGATTTTACCGCGCAGTTCATCATTGCCTTTGGCAACGGCGATACCGAAATATTGACGTTCGAATTTAGCGTCGGACACCAGCTTGAACTCTTTTTCCGGGTGGGTTTTGATGTAGAACTTGGCCACGCCGACGTCGCCCACGGCTGCGCCGATGCCGTCTTCATACAGCTCCTGCAACAGCAATGGGGTATTGTCAAAGCGCTTGATGGCGGTGCTGTTTTTACCCAGTACGTCCGACACTACGATGTCGCCGGTGCTGGAGTTCACGACACCGACCTTCAGCGCTTTCAGCGCGGCGATGGAGTTCACAGGAGAGTCTTTGGGGACCACGATAGTTTGCTCGGCCGGGAAGTAAGGTTCAGAAAAATCAACCATTTGCTTGCGTTTTTCAGTAATGGTGATGCCGGAGATAATGATGTCGCGATCGCCGGAATTCAGCGTGGCGAAGATGCCTTCCCACGGCGTATTCACCAGCTTGACCTGGAAGCCTTCAGCCTTGGCTACGGCCTTGATGATATCAATATCAAAACCTTCCAGCTGTTTGCTGCTGTTTTCGAATTCGAATGGGCGGTAGGTGCCGCCGGAGCCGACGACGTAAGTGGGTTCGGCTGCCAGGGCAGAGGCCGACAGGGTGGCGGCCAGGCAGGCGCCAATCAGAACTAAGCGTTTTAACATCACTATCCCCGGTAATTAAAAGTTATCTATTGGATTTATTTATGCACTACCAGTGCATAAAAATAATTCTTAATGAATAGAAATACAACCTTTACCTGGGTGTGTGATTTCAGATGGCGTTAAATATGCACTTTTTGTACGTGGTTGGTGGATGTGTTGGTGAAATAAGAGGGCAGCCAGTTTTTCTTGCTGCATAACCGATAAAAAGGTTGAGAGAGGGATTGCGGAGGTGCCGACCGCTGTCTGATCGGGTGAAAGTGGTTTTTTTTGCCGCTTTCGGCGCGAATTTAGGTTATAAACTCAGTAAATTCTCATCCTTACTCTGAATTTGGCGGTGAATGCCGCTCTCAGTGTGGAGTCCAACGAAAAGTTGTGGGATGATTGGTCGGTTTTTCAGGGGGCGGAGATGGGAAAACTTACGCTGCTATTGCTGGCATTGCTCGGATGGCTACAGTATTCACTGTGGCTGGGTAAAAATGGTGTTCACGATTACGTGCGGGTCAATGAAGACGTTGCGCTCCAACAGGGCAGCAATGCTAAATTGAAAGCGCGCAACGATCAGTTGTTTGCCGAAATCGACGATTTGAACGGTGGTCAGGAAGCGATCGAAGAGCGTGCGCGCAATGAACTGAGCATGATTAAGCCCGGTGAAACCTTCTATCGTCTGGTTCCAGATCAATCAAGACGCAACGCGACGTCCTCCTCGCAAAATAACGTACAAAAGTAACGAATGAATCACTCTGCAGGCACCTTCCCCTCGGTGATTGCCGTCTTGCCCGCTGCCGGTGTCGGCAGCCGCATGCAGGCTGATTGCCCGAAGCAATATCTAACCATCGGTAAGCAAACCATTCTCGAACACGCGATCCATGCGCTGCTGCGTCATCCGCGCATTCCGCAGGTGATTGTGGCGATCGGCCCTGACGATCGGCAGTTCTGCCAATTACCTATTGCCCAGGATCCTCGTGTACGAGTGACCGTTGGCGGCCGCCAACGCGCCGATTCGGTGATGGCCGGGTTGCAACTGGCCGGTGAGGCAGAGTGGGTATTGGTGCATGACGCCGCACGCCCCTGCTTGCATGCGGAAGATCTCGATCGTCTGCTGGCGATCACTGAACACAGCAAAGTTGGCGGCATTCTGGCGGCACCGGTGCGCGACACCATGAAGCGCGGGGAGCCCGGTCAGGAAACTATCTCTCACACCGTTGAACGTCAGGACCTGTGGCATGCGCTTACGCCGCAACTCTTCCCGCTGCAATTGCTCAAACTTTGTTTGCAGCGCGCGCTGGACGAGGGCGCGGCGGTCACCGATGAAGCCTCTGCGCTGGAGCATTGCGGTTATCACCCGCAGCTGATCGCAGGACGTTCGGACAATATTAAAGTCACGCGGCCGGAAGATTTGGCGCTGGCGGCGTTTTATTTAACCCAGTTGGACGATTAAGGAGCGCATCATGCGTATCGGTCACGGTTTTGATGTACATAAATTTGGCGGCGAAGGGCCGCTGGTGATCGGTGGTGTTCGCATCCCTTATGAGAAAGGTTTGCTGGCCCACTCGGACGGCGACGTGGCCCTGCATGCGGCGACCGATGCTCTGCTGGGGGCGGCGGCGCTTGGGGATATCGGCAAGCTGTTCCCGGATACCGATCCGGCTTTCAAAGGCGCCGACAGCCGTGAATTGCTGCGTGAAGCCTGGAGGCGCATTCGCGCCAAAGGCTACCGCCTGGGGAACCTGGATATCACCATTATTGCCCAGGCGCCCAAAATGGCGCCGCATATTCCGCAGATGCGTATTTTCCTGGCGGAAGACCTGCAGTGCCATATGGACGACGTTAACGTTAAAGCCACGACCACCGAACAGCTTGGTTTTACCGGGCGTGGCGAGGGCATTGCCTGCGAAGCGGTTGCCTTGTTGATCAAGGAATAACGCATGGATATGGCTAATTTGACCTGGCTGTACGGCCAGCCGCAAAGCACCGGGGTGCTGAAAGCCAGCCCGGAAGATTTCGTGGTGGTGGAAGATCTGGGCTTTGAGCCGGACGGAGA is a window of Serratia plymuthica DNA encoding:
- the cysG gene encoding siroheme synthase CysG translates to MDYLPIFADLKQRPVLVVGGGEVAARKVELLMRAGAEIRIVAQSLSPELEHQRQQGHIRWLGQAFAAQQLDDVFLVIAATDDGALNAEVFSEADKRRVLANVVDDQPRCSFIFPSIIDRSPLVVAVSSSGQAPVLARMLREKLEALLPASLGQMAEVAGRWRGQVKQRLSSIGERRRFWEKTFGGRFSTLVANGQQAQAERQLEQDLQQFALGSEGTQGEIALVGAGPGDVGLLTLRGLQVMQQADVVLYDHLVSDEILDLVRRDAERICVGKRAGAHSVIQEETNRLLVELAQQGKRVVRLKGGDPFIFGRGGEELQVAAAAGIPFQVVPGVTAAAGATAYAGIPLTHRDHAQSVTFITGHCRPDGDGLDWADLARARQTLAIYMGTMKAADISQRLIAHGRAASTPVAVISRGTRADQQVRIGTLQQLEQLAQQAPLPALLVIGEVVELHHQIAWFGHQPQTEGVSRPAVVNLA
- the cysD gene encoding sulfate adenylyltransferase subunit CysD, with the protein product MDEKRLTHLRQLEAESIHIIREVAAEFGNPVMLYSIGKDSSVMLHLARKAFYPGTLPFPLLHVDTGWKFREMYEFRDRTAKEYGFELLIHKNPEGVAMGINPFVHGSAKHTDIMKTEGLKQALNKYGFDAAFGGARRDEEKSRAKERIYSFRDRFHRWDPKNQRPELWHNYNGQINKGESIRVFPLSNWTELDIWQYIFLEKIDIVPLYLAAPRPVVERDGMLLMVDDDRIDLQPGEEISQRMVRFRTLGCWPLTGAVESEAETLPEIIEEMLVSTTSERQGRMIDRDQSGSMELKKRQGYF
- the cysN gene encoding sulfate adenylyltransferase subunit CysN — its product is MNNAIAQQIAEQGGVESYLHAQQHKSLLRFLTCGSVDDGKSTLIGRLLHDTRQIYEDQLSTLHSDSKRIGTQGEKLDLALLVDGLQAEREQGITIDVAYRYFSTEKRKFIIADTPGHEQYTRNMATGASTCDLAILLIDARKGVLDQTRRHSFIATLLGIRHLVVAVNKMDLVDYKESVFEQFKQDYLTFAQQLPNDLDIKFVPLSALDGDNVATESAHMPWYSGPTLLQVLETVDVISEREAQPLRFPVQYVNRPNLDFRGYAGTLSAGVVRVGQRVKVLPSGVESTVARIVTFDGDLQEAVPGEAITLVLKDEVDISRGDLLVDAGETLQAAQSALVDVVWMAEKPLLPGQSYDIKVAGKKTRARVEGIRHQVEINSLAQHQADTLPLNGIGLVELTFDEPLVLDSYQRNHDTGGLIFIDRLSNVTVGAGLIRETLQGAQAPAGEHSAFELELNALVRKHFPHWGARDLLGGK
- the cysC gene encoding adenylyl-sulfate kinase, with product MTEDQQRPTGPDDDNVVWHPHAVARADREARNGHKGVVLWFTGLSGSGKSTVAGALEQALHALGVSTYLLDGDNVRHGLCRDLGFSDDDRRENIRRVGEVAKLMVDAGLVVLTAFISPHRAERQMVRELLDSDRFIEVFVDTPLAICEARDPKGLYKKARAGELRNFTGIDSVYEAPQQPDIHLDGQQLVTNLIAQLLDVLRGRAIIKP
- a CDS encoding DUF3561 family protein, which codes for MQNVSPVLIDSTLEKEEPSYSFLGGVCGFVFYWLAFAVPFLVYGSNTLFFLLYTWPFFLALMPVSVLIGITLSMLLRGRLLLTLLLTGAIVLCLFWLVFSFLTGW
- a CDS encoding amino acid ABC transporter ATP-binding protein gives rise to the protein MIRVHNLQKQFGESHVLRGISCEIEANEVVCVIGPSGSGKSTFLRCINALETLSGGEVLVNGFAIHSQKTDLNKMRESVGMVFQRFNLFPHMTVLENIIMAPMGVKKRSRADAILHAETLLRKVGLLDKIDAYPSSLSGGQQQRVAIARALAMEPKIMLFDEPTSALDPELVGEVLAVMKSLAHEGMTMVVVTHEMGFAREVADRVLFIDQGIIQEEGTPQQIFSNPANPRTQAFLSKVL
- a CDS encoding amino acid ABC transporter permease, yielding MEGAWMTIKCTIICVILGTTWGLLLGLGRLAQAPHGIWKPILHYGVQWPVRIYISAFRGTPLFVQIMVVHFALVPLFINPRDGLLVTNGLMSSDFARALRSDYGAFLSCVVAITLNAGAYVSEIFRAGIQSIDRGQMEASRSLGMSYGKTMRKVILPQAFRRMLPPLGNNAIAIVKDSSLASAIGLADLAYAARTVSGAYATYWEPYLTISLVYWVLTFLLSLMVQHMEKRFGKSDSRT
- a CDS encoding basic amino acid ABC transporter substrate-binding protein — its product is MLKRLVLIGACLAATLSASALAAEPTYVVGSGGTYRPFEFENSSKQLEGFDIDIIKAVAKAEGFQVKLVNTPWEGIFATLNSGDRDIIISGITITEKRKQMVDFSEPYFPAEQTIVVPKDSPVNSIAALKALKVGVVNSSTGDIVVSDVLGKNSTAIKRFDNTPLLLQELYEDGIGAAVGDVGVAKFYIKTHPEKEFKLVSDAKFERQYFGIAVAKGNDELRGKINAGLKKIIADGTYAKIYQTWFDSNVPTLPAE
- the ftsB gene encoding cell division protein FtsB translates to MGKLTLLLLALLGWLQYSLWLGKNGVHDYVRVNEDVALQQGSNAKLKARNDQLFAEIDDLNGGQEAIEERARNELSMIKPGETFYRLVPDQSRRNATSSSQNNVQK
- the ispD gene encoding 2-C-methyl-D-erythritol 4-phosphate cytidylyltransferase, which gives rise to MNHSAGTFPSVIAVLPAAGVGSRMQADCPKQYLTIGKQTILEHAIHALLRHPRIPQVIVAIGPDDRQFCQLPIAQDPRVRVTVGGRQRADSVMAGLQLAGEAEWVLVHDAARPCLHAEDLDRLLAITEHSKVGGILAAPVRDTMKRGEPGQETISHTVERQDLWHALTPQLFPLQLLKLCLQRALDEGAAVTDEASALEHCGYHPQLIAGRSDNIKVTRPEDLALAAFYLTQLDD
- the ispF gene encoding 2-C-methyl-D-erythritol 2,4-cyclodiphosphate synthase, which codes for MRIGHGFDVHKFGGEGPLVIGGVRIPYEKGLLAHSDGDVALHAATDALLGAAALGDIGKLFPDTDPAFKGADSRELLREAWRRIRAKGYRLGNLDITIIAQAPKMAPHIPQMRIFLAEDLQCHMDDVNVKATTTEQLGFTGRGEGIACEAVALLIKE